The Myxococcus guangdongensis genome has a window encoding:
- a CDS encoding DUF5953 family protein, which translates to MNKSRTLIVIAYAPALARHDDRALAIVHRMEQSLPGLRLQWKLAEGGRPTALPDRDAWLAEHTLDGAFPLLCNGDESYPITVSGRDRSGLFSPGGQDQLEVHARLPLDEAGIAAASALLEGMAEGASAFWGHASPESYGSEVARQFRRSPQAPERSPRGLPMLDLPEKLSAPETPCFLGWLNHWSSAAAKVIGFPSPDHDTGLLSRARRTASDGWVVQLTDSPLDYDNPSHLDALRRAYERFPALGRRTA; encoded by the coding sequence ATGAACAAGAGCAGAACCCTCATCGTCATCGCCTACGCCCCAGCACTCGCGAGACACGATGACCGCGCGCTCGCCATCGTCCATCGCATGGAACAGTCGCTCCCAGGCTTGCGCCTGCAGTGGAAGCTCGCCGAAGGCGGCCGCCCCACCGCATTGCCCGACCGTGATGCGTGGCTCGCGGAGCACACCTTGGACGGGGCGTTCCCCCTCCTGTGCAACGGCGATGAGAGCTACCCCATCACGGTTTCGGGAAGGGACCGGTCCGGGCTCTTCAGCCCAGGCGGTCAGGACCAGCTCGAAGTCCATGCACGACTGCCACTGGACGAAGCCGGAATCGCCGCGGCGTCGGCCCTGCTCGAGGGCATGGCGGAGGGCGCGTCCGCGTTCTGGGGCCATGCGTCCCCGGAAAGCTACGGCTCCGAGGTCGCGCGACAGTTTCGCCGCTCCCCCCAAGCCCCCGAACGCTCACCTCGCGGGCTTCCCATGCTCGACCTCCCGGAGAAACTCTCCGCGCCAGAGACGCCCTGCTTCCTCGGGTGGCTGAACCACTGGTCCAGCGCCGCCGCCAAGGTCATCGGATTCCCCTCCCCTGACCACGACACCGGGCTGCTCTCACGAGCACGGCGCACGGCGTCGGACGGGTGGGTCGTGCAGCTGACGGACTCGCCGCTCGACTACGACAATCCCTCACATCTGGACGCGCTTCGACGGGCCTACGAGCGATTCCCCGCGCTGGGTCGGCGCACGGCGTGA
- a CDS encoding DUF6310 domain-containing protein: MRFRACAALLLFISACATSTPSPGERTSRSPQLANLRRAAPLPWTDGGQCVVREAAHPWPVLAERCFAALDHDRVRLNDRTGRCTVASAGAAALGVGLCVLAAPEIIVGAVVVLGAVVVGVAIKEALDAYELSGNHPTEDESTPRTKSALRDPSANRKPTPAPSEQDAFPPGPTEPRESERRPECRPIPVPHAGKDAPHNACADRFPPNRYPGMDVLVDGVRFDALQVGVRVLWEIKTHRFDTYNGFIQSQEIEKEMAQLGKERRAAAACGYHFVIGVSTAAHRDMLEAQDPTLDIVVTGCPR; the protein is encoded by the coding sequence GGAGCCCGCAGCTCGCCAACCTCCGGCGGGCCGCGCCGCTGCCATGGACTGACGGAGGACAGTGCGTCGTTCGCGAGGCCGCCCATCCCTGGCCTGTGCTCGCTGAGCGATGCTTCGCGGCGCTCGACCATGACAGGGTCCGACTGAATGATCGAACGGGCCGATGTACCGTCGCGTCTGCGGGTGCGGCGGCCCTGGGCGTTGGCCTTTGCGTCCTCGCTGCGCCCGAAATCATCGTGGGCGCGGTGGTCGTCCTTGGCGCGGTGGTGGTGGGTGTCGCCATCAAGGAAGCGTTGGATGCGTATGAGCTGAGCGGGAACCATCCGACCGAGGATGAATCCACACCCCGAACGAAGTCGGCCCTGCGAGATCCCTCGGCGAATCGAAAGCCCACTCCAGCCCCATCGGAACAGGACGCGTTTCCCCCTGGGCCAACGGAGCCTCGGGAGTCCGAGCGCCGCCCTGAGTGCAGACCCATCCCGGTGCCTCACGCAGGCAAGGACGCGCCGCACAATGCGTGCGCCGACAGGTTTCCACCCAACCGGTATCCAGGCATGGACGTCCTCGTGGACGGGGTTCGCTTCGATGCACTGCAAGTCGGCGTGCGCGTGCTCTGGGAAATCAAGACCCACCGCTTCGATACCTATAACGGCTTCATCCAGAGTCAGGAGATAGAGAAGGAGATGGCGCAACTCGGCAAGGAGCGGAGAGCGGCCGCGGCCTGCGGCTATCACTTCGTCATCGGAGTGAGCACCGCGGCCCATCGGGACATGCTGGAAGCACAGGACCCCACGCTCGATATCGTCGTCACGGGGTGCCCACGATGA